The sequence AATAGAAATCCATGCATAAAACCAAATCAATGACTTCGGAACATGATTGCATCCAGTTAAGTTTTCAGAAGAGAGAAGCATCAGTTACCTGTGATTCGAATCACTGAATCACTGTCAAAATGCTCCAGCATATATCTTGTCAGATTGTTGCAACAACCAACATGAGTCCTTCCTTCACAAAGAGACAAATGCAAACACTCAGCATAAAGTACATCAACAAGCTGAACTCATCCCGCAAACCAAGAAGGAAATAAAAGACAAAGGCTTGAGGAGGAAGTGCTGGAGAAAAGTTTCTGAAACACGAAAATTACAGTTCATAAACTTCTATTGCTCATGCGTATATATCTGTGTAACATGAAGTAAAAGAGATCTTCAAAATTACCAGAAATCAAGAATTACTATAACAGACGTTTATGCATATGACAGTAGCTTTCACTTACCGAGTGATCATCTATGTTTTGGCCAACCATAACATGGACAGCTATGATTCGCGACCACCAAAGAAACTTCCACATGGCTGCTTGCTCCACCTCGACAACCTGCCTTGAACATTCATCAACCAATACATTTCTGGATATAACTTCCTGAAACATGGTACATTTAGTAATCAAGATAAGGTAATAACTGGATAGATGTAGAAGACTTGTGCTATAGACATCCAACCCTGCCGCAACAAGTTGCAACTCACTAAAATCACAAAATGCTGACCAAAATCACAGAATTCAGAAAAAGAAACCCACACCTGTTTCAGAATCTTAAAAGAAATTTCTTTAGACAAGCCATTACTAGATCTGGGAATAGGATCATCAGCATCTGTCAATCCTAACAGCAAACCCTAGCTTAAAAAAATCAAGAAAGAAAAATAGAGATTGTCATGACTCAAATTCAATCGTACCCCTCTTGGTTGATTATTCTTCTTGTTTTATAAAACACCAGCTTGACTTGTTCTATGACTTCTAGCTCAACAATCAGTCCTACCTTCACATGGAAAGAATTGAAATCGACCCTCATCCATCAAAAGTACCTCAGCCTCGTTGATCTTTTTAGAAAGATACATGCTCCCACCCTTGTGAGGATGGTTAGCCACCATCACTCTCCTGTGTG comes from Papaver somniferum cultivar HN1 chromosome 7, ASM357369v1, whole genome shotgun sequence and encodes:
- the LOC113297960 gene encoding uncharacterized protein LOC113297960 isoform X2 encodes the protein MNKMKDAGTSKREHAVMEKIKEAHRRVMVANHPHKGGSMYLSKKINEAEVLLMDEGRFQFFPCEGLTDADDPIPRSSNGLSKEISFKILKQEVISRNVLVDECSRQVVEVEQAAMWKFLWWSRIIAVHVMVGQNIDDHSDSCWLLQQSDKIYAGAF
- the LOC113297960 gene encoding uncharacterized protein LOC113297960 isoform X3, whose translation is MNKMKDAGTSKREHAVMEKIKEAHRRVMVANHPHKGGSMYLSKKINEAEVLLMDEGRFQFFPCEGLTDADDPIPRSSNGLSKEISFKILKQEVISRNVLVDECSRQVVEVEQAAMWKFLWWSRIIAVHVMVGQNIDDHSEGLMLVVATI
- the LOC113297960 gene encoding uncharacterized protein LOC113297960 isoform X1, with the protein product MNKMKDAGTSKREHAVMEKIKEAHRRVMVANHPHKGGSMYLSKKINEAEVLLMDEGRFQFFPCEGLTDADDPIPRSSNGLSKEISFKILKQEVISRNVLVDECSRQVVEVEQAAMWKFLWWSRIIAVHVMVGQNIDDHSKLFSSTSSSSLCLLFPSWFAG